A window of Poecilia reticulata strain Guanapo linkage group LG7, Guppy_female_1.0+MT, whole genome shotgun sequence genomic DNA:
ctcagaaacgaacataagaGGAGGGTTAAAGATGATTTAACGGCTCATACTGATGATCTCTGGATAGTTACTCGTATAGGAgtcaaattatcacactgacCACAATGGCGCTTTTGGAACATCACAAACCAAACGTATTATGAACGGATTCCgtttggttacagttgaattcaacgaagcttcctgctgcttttcCGCYCGATGCGCAGCAGGAcgctctgctgactcagcagcgtCTCTCTGAACCGACATGCAGACTGCGGCCGAGATCGCCTCTATCAGACCCTCCGGATGAAGCTTGGACTTAGTTTCCAGATGTAGTCAAACCATATTTTTATAAGAGCGTAAAGCTGCCAGGTTAAAAACTTCAATACGGACCGGTGACGCTAATCAGTTGGGGGGATAAAAAAAGCCTGACATCATGACGCGTTGTCGCGCATTACTccggtagtttttttttatttatttttttttcggcactagtttatttgacagcaatctGACTGTAAGGGGGCAGAGAGAGCGAAGCGGGGGGAGAGAGGCCTGGGCCCAGCGAATGGAGGACTGGAGTCGGACTCCTGACTACTGTGGGCTAAAGTCTCTATATGCGGGGCGCTGCGCTAACCACCGCGCCGCGCAAAGCCCCTATTGCGGGAGGCtatgctgtaatttacagtttgtctttgttaaattatttacatttttatacaatttgagctTACCTCACCTAGTCCACCTTCTTCcatttccttggaaaaatctgttttgtcatcTGATTGCGACTAGTMGACTGGcccagaaaaaagtcattgcagagaaaagaatcgaCTAGTCGACTAGTCGACTAATCGGTGCAACCCCTATTAACTACTTTTGCTATCTTTCACTAATTGTgctaattcatatatcaaatCGTTCTGCTTCTTGTGGAGATTTCTATGACTTTTGGTAAACTTAACTATTGCacttttgtgcaaatttttgcCCTGTTGAAATACATGGTGGAATTCTGTAAATGTAGTCAGTTGCTAGAGTGTACACTCTAGTAACTGCCRTTCAtgaacttttaatgctttttgacaaacaaaatgatgctgttcatacatatttccctgtagagaaataatttatgcattaaatcGTAGCCATGTGTGTCTACTTTATGGAACTATTACTATCATTGCTACACTgttactgttttctgtcaaagtcTACTGGAGTACAGCCATGTCACACCTTCTCCTTTCTTTCAATGTGTKTTTCTCTTGTGTTctgtttgtatctgtgtgtttgcattctGCTTGTCTACCTTTCTGTATATGCCTTCTGcttctactggttttactgtcTGCAAAGGTCTTCTGYAAACTAATCAATTTTAACAattcaaatatcaaaatgttctgcttcttttgctCCTTTATGCTATAATTCATGTTGCACacaaacttctgcttcttcaGCTGAATTCTGCAACACTTTTGCTAAGTTTCACTACTTGGCAAAGGATTTATACAATGTATGACTAGCTTTCTTATGCTTTTTTCCAATTTCTTACCGTTTGATCTCAAGTTTCTTATATTTCTCCATcaatcattctgcaaatatgcttATTTGGCACTTTATGTTATGTTTCActtctttaaatatttctgtttgtgtacTAATTTCAGCTTCAGCTAATTTCTGCAGTTTGCTACGTTTCACTATTCAACTGTTTCAACTATTTCAATTTCTCATGCTTTCTTCTACTTAAgcttttctccacattttcttgcatttctgcagcagtcattctgcaaatatgcattctcacgactgtttcgctaggaacagctatttttctagtttattttaaCTCAGtctttagttcttttttttttaggtacaGATATACTTTTCCTGATATCTTAGCCGTTTTCTTTGTTATACAGGAAACTGGTGTTTGAGAAGTTGGtgtaaaacatttccacatgtaAACTTTGAAGAAAGTAATTATCAATGTAATTGCTTTGCCACTTAgcaaaaataagtaattttggTAAGCTTACCCaacctaaaacaggaaacttGTCTCATTTCATGTCAAACCCTGAGGAACATGAAATATGTAATTTCTTTAAAAGGATAAGGTTTGTAAATATTCACTAAACTGCCCTGTTTTTGCCCTCTGTATTTGCAGCTTGACACGATGCGAGTTAACCACAGCAGTCTTCGAGAAACTGGGATCAGTTCTTAAAAATGGGATATGTCAAATCAAATCTCTACTTTTAGCCATCAACAAAGTGGGAGACCAAGGTGTTAAATATCTCTGGGATGCTCTTGCACATCCAAACTGCTTGTTGGAGGAACTGAGGTGAGctaatgagaaaacaaaatgctcttgctttttttgtgggggggggtggggggggacaAGCACTGTAGAGTAGTACAGTGCACTACTCTATGAATCTACTTGCTTTCCCTGCAACACAGCGTGGAAATGACCAAATTGACGGATGCCTGTGTTGAAGACCTGTGTGCTGCTGTCAGAGCTAGTCATACCCTGAAACGTCAACTTGAGGCAGATGGAACTGCTCATTCATTAAAGGAAAGATCCAACACTACAATCACTGCATTTATTGCACTTTTATCAATAAAACTTTGGGATGTTTGACCATTTAAATCAAAAAGCACAGAAGCATATGTCACTATAATACAACAAGTACTTTGGAAGCAGTGATTTGTTTCACAGCAGTCATTGTCAATAAGAAAATCTATTTACAAGCATAAAGCATTGTAAGCAGCTCCCCGGTTGCTGCGTTTCTCATATAGTTCTTGTGAGGAAAAACAGTAGACGTAAACATTTCAAGTGTCCAAGGCTGTGCACTAACCTTGGAGTTTAACATCTTAGCACTTTTTGTaggaaacataattaaaagttCATTGTAATAAGGTGTAGAGCGAGTCTCGCCTgtataacaaagaaaatatgattGGAATAAAGTATCGGTCCCCTCAGTGGTCATGAGTTTCTCCATTAAGGACACCGGTGTGGCTGCTGTCCCTCAGTTTGGAGGTTTGACAGTTTTTACTGCCATTGGAGGAAATGTCCTCATCTGTGCTGCTCTCTATGTCACTGCGATCGTCTTTCGACACCTGGAGATGACAGAAACAAGACCCATTGTTTAAACAAGCATGAGAGGTTTACATCCGTGCTACAGTTTTACTAAAGTCTTCACGCcctcacatttttcacattcaaGCAACAAATTCATGCGCTTGAtgtaaaataatacttttttttctgaaaaatggtGTGTGGTGTATGCTTAATCAGTAGCCTTTAACTCTCATATCCATAAATATAATTCTGTATCGTCTAATTAAATGGACTCCAACTTTATGCAATTTCATATTGGTGTAAATTTATCTGAAAATAGAGGagatattacaaaaatgttcaaaaacttGTCATCCTAAACTGataagaggagcagcaaaagaaGCCCAGGAAGGAAAAAGGCCAACCAGAAATTGAGCAAAACCatgaatcatatttattttactcataatTATACTTTGTGTTAACCTGACACattaaaatgcaccaaaaaaagcataaatacttttttaattcactgcagctgctgcgtGAGGATGTAGACAAACCTTTCCCTTGAAAATGGCTTTGACAGCAATGCGAGCGATGAGGTAGAACCAGATGACGTGGAGAGTCTGCAGGACCAGCAGTAACCCATTTATCAGCCACCAGGCCTGATATGGACCAATGATCTGCCAGCTCTCAAACAGCACACTGTAAACAATCCTACAAGCAAAACCAACCAAATaatgcatttaattaaagaaaaaaaaggctttttattttaaagtgtattcGTAAACTCTCACCAGAAAGGAAAAATGACGAGTCGAGTGAGAAAAAAGCTTATGCTGAACACCACAAACAAGCTGTCGCATAGCCTCTGGTACTTGGCATAGTTGGCCAACTTGGCTGCCTTTGAGAAACAAGACGAGCAAGCTCTCAGAAATGATGAATCAAATTCCTCCATTTGGAGTCAACATGTTTCAGCTGATGATGGATCCATTTACCTCAAGGAAGATGTCCGAAGCATCGTGCACACACATCACCAGAGTGCCAGCTCTTAGCATGTTGTTGCCATAGGAGATGGTGATGAGGAATATGGTGGCCAGGTGGTGGACAAGCATGATCATGAAATCCTGCCATCGTCACAATGAGACAGGACAAATAAGGACAGAGCGATAAATCAGTAAATCAGTAGGTATTTTGGATGAAAGGCTGGGTAAAGCTGTATTAATGCTTATAAAACTAAGTATTAAATCCAAAGGAAAATAAACCtgttaaataaaagtcaaatgaaatttgttgttgtggtttGCTGATATTGGTGATCGCCAGTAGTAGTTCTACTATTAAACTTTATGACAGTGTGTTACGAAGAGGGTGTTGGGAAGCTTGTGCAGTTTTCATATTTCAACCCTTCTCCCATAAAGCTTTAGATCTGTCTTCAGAGGACGGTTTTCATAAAACACGTTTGACTTGTTCTGATGCTGCAGTCACTTCTGGGGGATGTGCAAGGAGTTGCACTCAATAGAAATGATTTAACATCTTGTTTTAACTgatcaaaagatttttttgtccatcagaaaaaaaaaagttaggttCTCTCCAACTatgtactatttttttttaggacagGGAATTATGTTTGTGCTCTTCTTATTTTTGGAGTTATCTTCCtttttcaagtttaaaaaaaaggacgTTGGAGATTTGCAGAAACCTAGAGTGAGTTGGATTCGGTGCCCTATTAACACCACTTTCTTTTATACAAATAACCAAAGAAACTATTGGTAGATGTATGTAATCAAGTTTTTCAGACTCCATctacataaatgtttttctgaaatgttcttttaaaaaaaaaaaaaaaagacttcctAGCAAAAAAAATCCCTTGCGCAATCTCTAGTAAGATCTTCATCCATGCCATGAAATATCCAGATTGTTACATCTACACCAGGTGTTTCTGAGGTGATGCAACTGTTGcaacaccaaaacaaagaaagcaggAAGCATGATTCAATGTGAAGTTGTTGCACTTGACATGCTTTCAGTTGGCTTTTCAAATAGTTGTATTTTGGTTATGTACACAAAAATCCTTCAAATTAACACAACCCATCTGCTATGCATGTGAGAATATgtgcataaatgtatgaatgaCTTGTTGCACTATAAAAGCGCAGACCATTTACCATGTAGTACggtaatttaatttacttggGTCCTTGCTAAAGTTCAACTCAACCAATAACCCTTTGCGAGAAGGCACAAGTTTGTTTGAGTGATTCAAGCGGGGGAAAAAAGCCTTTTCTGACCCATTATCACAAACGTAAACATGAGTAGCATGCACAGGGACTTTAACTCCAACTGTGTACTTTTACCTGATAAGATTAAGAAAGATCTTTTCAGTAACACTTCAGCAGGATTAGGCATAAGATAATAGGTGGGTATGTGGAAAATTCCCTCATGCTCAATTAAATATAGTGGAGGTTCTGTAATGCTGTGGGACTGTTTCTCTTCTAAAGGGTATGGCATCCGGAACTCTAACAAAACCTAAAGAGGGTCTTTGCTTGGACTTTCCACAAAATAATGAtccaaaaatacagaaactgttttataaaatcTCCACCGATTTACCGGCCAGCCGATTTATTGGCACagaattccttaattttggaagATTGGCCGATACCTGCATGTGAAGCCAATCTACCCAAGCAAAGATACATATTTTCTGATATAGTTGAAGATAAAATCTAACTCCtgagatatttaaaactgttgtATCCTTTATTAAGAATGTTGTTACACATTTGTTGAACTTGTCACCATGTCATAACACTGttatctgtgaaaagatcaatctctgCCTCTTCCCTCTGCATTCTGAAGAAATGAGccgctcccgaccaaaaacaaacaaacaaaaaaaagaatcaggaAGAAGGTCTCAATGATGTCATCTGTGGGCCATGTGTATACAGTTtgttaatggcagagaaacaacttaccattacaggaaaacccgTCTATCCACcatcatgctaactagcctgagcattcacaacaagcTTTGCTAGCAGCAGAACCTCAGGGACAAAGTGTTGGACTGGGGGAATGAGCAGCACCACAAGAGCTTGTGATTAACAGTGCTAAGACCTatctcctggctctgattggttgtttctagtaaGCTCTGGGAGCATGGGcagaaggcagaggagttttatttattttttattttttcacagattatctgtctcatgccATGCTGTCACAGTGTGCCatcacagtttcaacaaatatgtaaaaatatatattttttataaaaggtACATGCTGCAAATTTAAGGAACAACAGAAGTGATGTTTTTATAGCAATATAATGGAAGTCAACAAAAGAAAGAGTCACAAAGACATCTTTCAGAAAAAAGTAAACTATAAAGAGTTCTCAAGAATTTAAAacgagacagaaaaacaaatcaaaatacataaagtggctaaatgactttttaaataatatctGTAGGCAACTTTTGTTTAGTAAGAGACTAAAGAGGCACATTTTCTTGGAATTTGTGTGCAAGGACACAGTTTCATCTGTAAATGCTGATTAAAAccagataaatatttttgcctgacaaaatatttaatgagtgATCATTTGAATATATATGGATGTATCTAATTTACcattatattttgcatttaactttttttttttatttctacaagaATCAAGATCAATGATTTTATGCTGGTAGCATTTGATACTTTGACACATATACAAACggtataaaagtaaaaagcatagtacacaaaacaaactaaaataaggCCTCTAGGAACAAACACCTTTAGTTACAATATGAGTGATGATGGGAGGACAATAGTGTTGGTTGTTGACTCACCTTACGTTTAACATCTGTGAACTGGGACACCATCAGAGACCAATAGAAAGCCAGCTCAGCAACATAGTAATTGTATTGTCCAGGACTTAGAGGCTTTGAGGGGAAAAGAAGCAAACACACCTTTGATAAATATGCAACCATACTAATGTACAAGAAACACTGTGAAAAGAAGTGCATAAAAAGTGACACTTATGCaattagcagtaaaataaaactgctgacCTGAAAAGGGTAGTTGTGCCAACACTGTCTGGTATCCCACATCCAGGGTGACTAGCAGAGACAGTAAATAGGAGCAAGGTTAAATGACAaggaggaaacaaacaaatcaggATTATACAAATCTcttcagaaaattaaattaagacaaaGCGTAACCAAATGTCTTtttccaacacaaagtaaacacAAAGTACAGCATGTGCCCAGAATCTTCctacagtaaatattttcacttttgtgaTGGTACTTCCTCATAGTGTGTTGCATCTaagctaaaatgttaaattttgtCCTTTCCTAGCGCACCGTTTACCCACGTTTGCTGTGCTTACTACAAGATTTGTGGTAAAAACTGTCTGTGCATCTCCATGATGTGTGGAGTGCACGACTAAAAGCGACTACACACTCCGACAGAACCGAAAAATGCAATCTCTCCACCTGGGCTTTTCTCTGAGTGCTGGTTTGGTGGCATCCAACAACTTTCTGATTGGTCACACAGATGTGGTTAATGCAGAAATGTCCTTTAATCAATATCTCTTCAGGTCTGCTCTTAGGTTTCTTGTGAAATATGAAATTTCATGGGCCagaacaaactttgtttttacctCTTAAACTATAACAGATTTCTGGGTTCTTGTGTAATATCTACAGAGCTCTATAATTGTTCTGTTCacagattcttccacctgaaTTGTGGAAATCTGGAGCTTCTTACAGCCAACACACCTATGTGTTGGCTAGGGTTAGGGTTATAATGTTCTCCTTGGCAAGATTTTGGTacaactgaaattatttaattttggggCCTGCATATAAGTATATATTTATAAACACTTTGTGTTGGAGTCTCATGTAtataatccaaataaaatacacagacgtttgtgacatgacaaaatgtgaaaaggttcaaaccgtatgaatacttttgcaacacATTTGGCGTAGCTCAACTTACCACCCACAAATGACAAATGGCGTAGATAAAAATCACCAGGTAAAAGGTGAATCTCCACCTGCAGtgacaaaaatggaaacaatgctgtaagaaaatatgtaaaacatccTACTTTTAGCAGGCGATTACTAGACATTTCCAAAATGGCAATAAAGGTCCTGATGGGTTATCATTACAGTGTGATAAGATTTTCCAGCACATTGCTACCAAAATATCTTCAATTCTGCCAATTGTTaaagaatttgaaatatttgagtTTGAACCCATCATGTTGAGAgaaaaaactcaattaaaagtgaaaaagtatcATTACAAAAAGTCTTGATTCTCCCCACCAGGGGCTCCAGGTGCCAGCACAATTATTTATGGTGATCTTTAATGGTATTTGAGaagacaatattttaatattaaatattaatagacAGCCAGTTTCATATTGTTGTAAATGTGGACTTCCCTTATTTCTACTAAGGGAACTAAAACTAACCCTCCAAACAGGTCTGGCGTGAAACAAAACGAAAACACTTCCTGCGTTACTCTACTGACGTCGTTGGGTCTAAGATGTTGTGGGATCATTTCTCTCTCAAAAGCCCCAGGCGCCTGTTCATAAAGGATAGGATGATGGGAGTGTTTTAAAAGCACGGCAATCTGAATCAAAATAATGGTCGTGtctgccagaaaactgaaaataggtAATTATTACCGCGCCTTTCAGCTTGGCAGTTATTCAAAAACGTAACTTGtgtcaaataaacacagaaatgttgaaGAGCATAAGAGGGGAACCAGAATCTCTGCAAGAATTGCGCAAGGAAGATTTGTCAAGAAGGCCGATTGTACGCTATAACCTTGTGAAATGATTTAGCAGAAGACAAAGTGCTGCCTGTTCAGAAGAAGAGGGTTATCCAAAGCAACAACCCTCTGCTATTTCTcttcataaaatgcatttaatttaaaaagtggggttttctcctccttttttgaCAGAGTTCAGCGTTTATTTGTCATATGCACTGTAGAAACAAGTTTTCTTGTACAACAAAAAGCTGACAGCTGCTACTTTTTTAACACGTCGGTCTGAGGTGCAGAACTGGGCCgacaattatttatttctctcttgttgtcgtttgtgtttcagaagagagaaagagagagaggagttTTGGTCTTGTGGCATTTGCTAGGTCATGTGATGCAGCGTTTAA
This region includes:
- the LOC103467553 gene encoding ceramide synthase 5-like — protein: MTSFISAWIWSERFWLPENVSWADLERPPAGVEYPRLQHMLCHAFPLAVGVLLFRLLFERLVARPCAHILQIQAGAPRRVQPNAVLERLYQSNTCPDTRQLEGLSKQLDWEERKIQRWFRIRRNQDRPSTQKKFCESMWRFTFYLVIFIYAICHLWVSPWMWDTRQCWHNYPFQPLSPGQYNYYVAELAFYWSLMVSQFTDVKRKDFMIMLVHHLATIFLITISYGNNMLRAGTLVMCVHDASDIFLEAAKLANYAKYQRLCDSLFVVFSISFFLTRLVIFPFWIVYSVLFESWQIIGPYQAWWLINGLLLVLQTLHVIWFYLIARIAVKAIFKGKVSKDDRSDIESSTDEDISSNGSKNCQTSKLRDSSHTGVLNGETHDH